The region AGCTTTTGAAAATTTCTTGGGAATATCCATCTCCCCAAGCCTTTCTATAAAGCGTTTTTTATCATATAGTTTTTTATGCGAAATCTCTGCTTTATCAATATGATTCCCGATTTTCATTAAATGTAAATCATTGTTCTTGTCAAGAATACCCCTTCTAAATACCAATGATGAAATATGGCCTTCTCCAGTTACTCTAAAGGAGATAATCACTCTTTTTTCGCCCTCTTCTAAATAAGTTTGGTCAAAATCTTCAATCATAGAAGGATTGAAAAATGCAGCTGATTCCAGGGCAAATTCCATCGTGCAATAAGAACCTATTAGCAATTTTCTTTCTTCAGAAAGTTCAGCGTAGTTAACCTGCATTGCTTCAATAATATGCCGAATATTAGAACAATGTTTTATAAATATTTTCGAAATATTGCGGTGCCGTCTGGAAAACTCCCTTAGGGTTTGTTCTAAAGTTTGAGTAACCTGAAAATCGCTCATCGCCAAAATCCTTGTAACCAGGTTTTGAGTTCTTTGATCCCCATTCATAAAAAACCTAACCACAACCCGACTGGAATCGGGCATGAACTTGATACCTTTACGTTCTACAGAAACTCTCATAATTGAACTTTTTAGCGGAAGACCTTTTAAAGATATTGGTTAATTGAATACGAATGCCAGTTTAAATCCTAATTTTTAGGCAGGCCATTTCCATTCGTTTCTTTTTAGAAAATTAAGAGGGCGCGTTTTGTTCAAAATGAGTTACAGTTTTTTACGAAGTATTTATATAAGAGAAACTGATTAGAGGTCGAGCTTTAATTTAGTAGAGCTATTGTCAAACGATTTTTTTTTGAACTGGGAAAATTATTATTCCCATTTTAACGATAATTTACACCTGCTTTAAAAAATATCTCTTGCAGTTCTTTTTCTATGGGAAATGGTTTTAAAGGAGGAACATTTGCTCCGCCTGGATTTCCTACAGGGATTTTTCCCACAAAAGATTTTACTCCCCCAAATATTAAACGTGGAATTTGTCCTAAAATCTCTTTTCCATTCTTAATTCGAAATCCAAATTGAAGCATTTTCCAGTGTACATAGGTATGGGCATAAGGATATTTTTGCCCAATTATGTGAGCTCGTTCCAAATGACTCCAGGCACTTTTTAAATTTCCATTTGAGTATTCAAAGCTATAATTTGCAAGCTCAATATTGTAATATGGTTTCAATGTTTCAGGAAGCGAAGTATAAAATTTCATGAAAGTGATTTTTAGATTCATCTTACTACAAGATAATAATTTAGATCCTGAATTATAGATTTGTTGTTGCGTTAATAGTGTTCTAAATTAATTCATTTAGTATTAAAAGAAAAATTCTAATAATTCTACTCAGATATTTTATAAGACCTGATTTTTTATAAAAGAATGGGTGATAAAAATTACTCGTTTGGTAGAAGGTGCTCCCGAATTGTCCTTGATTTTCTTTGAAATTATTCAGTAAAAATATCTGAAAATTGAGTTCTCCGGGGAATATTCTGCTATTTTAGCGTTTTAAACTTTAAAACAACTATCATGAAAGAACTTGTTGAAAACATTCAATCTACTTTTGAAAATTTCCAAACAGAAGCTAATGCGCAGCTGGAATCTGGCAATAAAAGTGCCGGTACAAGAGCTAGAAAATCTTCTTTGGAACTGGAAAAACTCCTAAAAGAGTTTCGTAAAGTTTCAGTAGCCGAATCAAAAAAGTAAAGTTTACAAAAACCTCCTGAAAAGGAGGTTTTTTTTATGTTTTGTATGAGGTTTTGCTATTCTACATTTTTGACGGCCCTTCTTATTAAAACCAAAAATTCCCCTGAAAACCAGTTTCAGAGGAATTAATAAAAATAAAGAAAGTTAGTTTGGGCTAATTTTTAAAAAGCATTTGCAATAATTTGCTCATATAATTCTTGTTTACCGCTTAGTTGTTTTGGTTCTCCGAACTCTTTGGCTATTTTGCTAATTTCTTCCAGAGAAAGATCTCCATTTTCAAATTTGCTCCCGTTACCACTATCAAAAGAAGCGTAACGATCTTTTCTAAGCTTCTTATAGTTGGTGTTTTGCAGTACGTTGTCTGCAGCAATAAGTCCGCGTGCAAAAGCATCCATACCGGCAATATGAGCTATAAATTTATCTTCAAGATCAGTAGAATTTCTTCGAACTTTAGCATCAAAATTGATTCCTCCACCCTGAATTCCTCCTCCTTCAAGGATTACTAACATAGCTTCGGTTATTTCATAAACATCTATTGGAAATTGATCGGTATCCCATCCATTTTGATAATCACCACGGTTAGCATCAATACTACCAAGCATATTTGCATCTACAGCGGTTTGTAATTCGTGCTGAAAAGTATGCCCTGCCAATGTAGCATGGTTCACTTCAATATTGATTTTAAAATCTTTTTCCAATCCGTAATTCTTTAAGAATCCTATGGAAGTAGCAGTATCATAATCGTACTGGTGTTTTGTAGGCTCCATAGGTTTTGGTTCAATAAGGAAATTTCCTTTAAAACCTTGTTTTCTGGCGTAATCACGACAGGTAGTAAGGAATTGTGCCAAGTGATCCTGCTCACGCTTCATATCGGTATTTAAAAGGCTCATATAACCTTCCCGGCCTCCCCAGAATACATAATTCTCACCATTTAAAGCAATGGTCGCATCTATAGCGATTTTTGCCTGTGCACTGGCACGTGCAACAACATTAAAATCGGGGTTAGTAGAAGCTCCGTTCATATAACGGGGATCGCTAAATAGGTTGGAAGTTCCCCACAATAATTTAATCCCGGTTTCTTGTTGTTTTTGTTTAGCATAGTCAACCATAGTTTCCATACGCTTTTCAAATTCAGAAAGCGAAGAACAGTCATCTACAACATCTATATCGTGGAAACAGTAGTAAGGAATTCCAAGTTTTTCAATAAATTCAAATGCAGCATCCATTTTATCTTTGGCGCGATCTATTACATTTTCCTTTTTGTCCCATTCAAAAGTTTCTGTCTCGGCACCAAAAGGATCGCCACCTTTGTTATTAAATGTATGCCAGTAAGCTACCGCAAATCTTAAATGCTCTTTAAGCGTTTTACCGGCTACCATTTTATTTTCATCGTACCATT is a window of Salegentibacter salegens DNA encoding:
- a CDS encoding DUF3703 domain-containing protein, which translates into the protein MKFYTSLPETLKPYYNIELANYSFEYSNGNLKSAWSHLERAHIIGQKYPYAHTYVHWKMLQFGFRIKNGKEILGQIPRLIFGGVKSFVGKIPVGNPGGANVPPLKPFPIEKELQEIFFKAGVNYR
- a CDS encoding histone H1; its protein translation is MKELVENIQSTFENFQTEANAQLESGNKSAGTRARKSSLELEKLLKEFRKVSVAESKK
- the xylA gene encoding xylose isomerase; the protein is MSNNTFFKGIDKIKFEGRESSNPLAYKWYDENKMVAGKTLKEHLRFAVAYWHTFNNKGGDPFGAETETFEWDKKENVIDRAKDKMDAAFEFIEKLGIPYYCFHDIDVVDDCSSLSEFEKRMETMVDYAKQKQQETGIKLLWGTSNLFSDPRYMNGASTNPDFNVVARASAQAKIAIDATIALNGENYVFWGGREGYMSLLNTDMKREQDHLAQFLTTCRDYARKQGFKGNFLIEPKPMEPTKHQYDYDTATSIGFLKNYGLEKDFKINIEVNHATLAGHTFQHELQTAVDANMLGSIDANRGDYQNGWDTDQFPIDVYEITEAMLVILEGGGIQGGGINFDAKVRRNSTDLEDKFIAHIAGMDAFARGLIAADNVLQNTNYKKLRKDRYASFDSGNGSKFENGDLSLEEISKIAKEFGEPKQLSGKQELYEQIIANAF